From the Saccharobesus litoralis genome, one window contains:
- a CDS encoding glycosyltransferase family 4 protein: MKKLLCIGWVWPEPNSSAAGYNILSLLKTFNQQDWQITFASSAQTTPLMADLQKLGYCCQSIELNSSSFDDFVQELDPQIVIFDRFMIEEQYGWRVLQQCPQALRILNTEDLQFLRQARHTWVKQHGQVANNLEDLDLNTDLAKREIASIYRCDLSLIISLFEFNLLKEHFKIAPSLLHLMPFQLTANTSQAFEYDQRQHFITVGNFRHAPNWDAVLWLKQAIWPAIRQQLPKAELHIYGSYTPPKATQLNCIKTGFLIKGWANDVHQVMKKAKVCLAPLKFGAGLKGKIADAMLNQTPVVTTSIGAEGMFDSNNAPGFIENDTNAFVARAIELFADKSTWLTKSEKCLSLIQQHYQPETISKSLIEKVELVRHQLNAHRQENFIGQMLNHHTMQSTKYMAQWIEAKNRINT; this comes from the coding sequence TTGAAAAAGTTACTTTGCATAGGTTGGGTATGGCCAGAGCCAAATTCAAGTGCCGCTGGTTACAACATCCTTAGCTTACTTAAGACGTTTAACCAACAAGATTGGCAAATAACCTTTGCTTCAAGTGCGCAAACCACGCCGCTTATGGCTGATCTGCAAAAGCTCGGTTATTGTTGCCAGTCTATTGAGTTAAATTCAAGTAGCTTTGACGATTTTGTGCAAGAGCTCGATCCACAAATCGTGATTTTCGATCGATTTATGATTGAGGAACAATACGGTTGGCGAGTACTACAACAATGCCCTCAAGCTCTACGTATTTTAAACACCGAAGATTTACAGTTTTTAAGACAAGCGCGCCATACTTGGGTCAAACAGCACGGGCAAGTTGCGAACAACCTCGAAGACTTAGACTTAAACACGGATTTAGCCAAACGCGAAATAGCCTCAATTTATCGCTGTGATTTAAGCCTGATTATTTCATTATTTGAATTTAACTTGTTAAAAGAGCATTTTAAAATAGCGCCGAGTTTACTGCATTTAATGCCGTTTCAATTAACAGCTAATACCAGCCAAGCTTTTGAGTATGACCAACGCCAACATTTTATCACTGTTGGTAATTTTAGGCATGCACCCAATTGGGATGCTGTTCTCTGGTTGAAACAGGCCATTTGGCCGGCTATTCGCCAACAATTACCTAAAGCCGAATTACACATTTATGGCTCATATACACCACCTAAAGCCACGCAACTCAATTGTATTAAGACCGGTTTTTTAATTAAAGGCTGGGCAAATGATGTGCACCAAGTGATGAAAAAGGCCAAAGTGTGTTTAGCACCGCTTAAATTTGGTGCCGGTTTAAAAGGTAAAATAGCCGACGCTATGCTAAATCAAACACCTGTTGTCACAACCAGTATCGGCGCAGAAGGCATGTTTGACTCTAACAATGCTCCAGGTTTCATCGAAAACGATACAAATGCATTTGTAGCCCGTGCAATTGAGTTATTTGCAGATAAATCGACTTGGCTCACTAAAAGTGAAAAATGCCTATCTCTAATTCAACAACATTATCAACCAGAAACAATCTCGAAAAGCTTAATCGAAAAGGTAGAGCTGGTTCGTCACCAACTCAATGCCCATAGGCAAGAAAACTTTATTGGTCAAATGCTAAACCACCATACCATGCAAAGCACTAAATATATGGCACAGTGGATCGAAGCAAAAAATAGGATAAATACCTGA